The Benincasa hispida cultivar B227 chromosome 9, ASM972705v1, whole genome shotgun sequence genome has a segment encoding these proteins:
- the LOC120084558 gene encoding protein BIG GRAIN 1-like B — translation MDLWDKQLPEHPHAGARHRRQNPSFSSSLLDAIYRSIDEPNAVQREEQVILYTETMRKKQSIDDEIEDDRLNFRRACMIEKWMEKKVSEKVVVRRTSMADFDRKARNVRDRDFKKLMNSSSSSSDSSSGGGFSSSESETRSSSYTMQRPRPIRTEKPHFEGYGDGIKVSIPNQKPKHESSFVKTKSKALKIYGDLKKVKQPISPGGRLATFLNSLFNGGSPKKQKFTNSVKQNDACMRKSKSAQGSTCSSASSFSRSCLSKTPSSGEKLINSGSTKRSVRFCPVSVILDEDSRPCGHKSLQDELGLMAAATTLRNALRNDHCRAEEASEDVMMNMNSYQKKINGDVYINREEDEDEDEEEEDDDDDEDALSCSSSDLFELDNLSSIGIERYREELPVYETTHFNTNQAIANGLIL, via the coding sequence ATGGATCTTTGGGATAAACAACTTCCGGAACATCCACACGCCGGCGCCCGTCACCGGAGGCAGAATCcttccttctcttcttctcttcttgacGCTATTTATCGCTCCATTGACGAACCCAACGCCGTCCAACGCGAAGAACAGGTGATCTTGTATACAGAGACTATGAGGAAGAAACAGAGTATTGACGATGAAATTGAAGACGATAGGTTGAATTTCCGCCGTGCTTGTATGATTGAGAAATGGATGGAGAAGAAAGTGAGTGAGAAGGTTGTTGTTCGTCGCACCTCTATGGCGGATTTCGATCGGAAGGCTAGGAATGTTCGCGATCGTGATTTTAAGAAATTGATGAATTCCAGTTCGAGTTCTTCGGATTCGAGTTCCGGAGGGGGATTTTCTTCGTCTGAATCGGAAACGAGGTCGTCTTCTTATACAATGCAAAGGCCGAGGCCGATTAGAACGGAGAAACCTCATTTCGAAGGCTATGGCGATGGAATTAAAGTTTCAATCCCCAATCAGAAGCCCAAACATGAAAGTAGCTTCGTGAAGACGAAATCTAAAGCCCTAAAAATCTACGGCGATCTGAAGAAAGTTAAACAGCCAATTTCTCCTGGCGGCCGCCTCGCGACTTTCCTCAACTCGCTCTTCAATGGAGGAAGCCCAAAGAAACAGAAATTCACAAATTCCGTCAAACAAAACGACGCTTGTATGAGAAAATCAAAATCCGCTCAAGGATCGACGTGTTCTTCCGCGTCGTCGTTTTCTAGATCTTGTCTGAGCAAAACACCTTCGTCCGGCGAGAAACTCATAAACAGCGGCAGCACAAAACGATCGGTGAGATTTTGCCCTGTGAGCGTGATACTAGATGAAGATTCTCGGCCTTGTGGACACAAAAGCCTTCAAGACGAGCTTGGTCTAATGGCGGCAGCAACAACTCTGCGAAACGCTTTAAGAAACGACCATTGCCGAGCAGAGGAAGCTTCAGAAGATGTGATGATGAACATGAACAGTTACCAAAAGAAGATCAATGGCGATGTGTATATAAACAGagaggaagatgaagatgaagacgaagaagaagaagacgacgacgacgacgaaGATGCATTGAGTTGTTCGAGCTCTGATCTGTTCGAATTGGATAATCTGTCATCGATCGGAATTGAAAGGTATCGCGAAGAATTGCCAGTGTACGAAACTACGCATTTCAATACGAATCAAGCCATCGCCAATggattaattttgtaa
- the LOC120084497 gene encoding uncharacterized protein LOC120084497 → MSRLQLLTSKFENLRMHNDEFIGDFNVMLDISNESSALGEKISKEKPVRKMFRSLSKGFDMKVTTIEEAQDITRKNDKEIKVECPNFLKKHSEGYVLTWFDTETEESSDSEEDVKALWQEDQKALDILKEKIDTLITDNHRLMSMIAELKRELSQVKVEKDTMSLPKLNDVMLIKGLTINLISISKLCEQGLNVSFTKDKCVVTNDVKALVMIGFLSLRQDEASLWHKRLRHVSMKTTHKTLSKNVISSLSSVRISIEIIYRDCTSGKQTHTPHKHTGPFGLSRVLELLHMDLMDPMQSESLGSKLYVLVIVDDFSIYT, encoded by the exons ATGTCAAGGTTGCAATTGTTAACATCAAAATTTGAGAACCTTAGAATGCATAATGATGAGTTTATTGGTGATTTTAATGTCATGTTAGATATCTCAAATGAGTCATCTGCTCTCggtgaaaaaatttcaaaagaaaaacctgTTCGAAAGATGTTCAGATCTCTATCTAAGGGATTTGATATGAAAGTTACAACTATCGAGGAAGCTCAAGACATAACCAG GAAAAACGATAAGGAAATTAAG GTTGAATGTCCTAATTTTCTAAAGAAACATAGTGAAGGATATGTCTTAACTTGGTTTGATACTGAAACGGAAGAAAGCAGTGACTCAGAGGAAGATGTTAAAGCACTT TGGCAAGAAGATCAGAAAGCCCTTGATATACTAAAAGAAAAGATTGATACCTTGATTACTGATAATCACAGATTGATGTCTATGATTGCAGAGTTGAAACGTGAACTTTCACAAGTTAAAGTAGAAAAAGACACTATGA gtcttccaaaattaaatgatgTAATGTTGATTAAAGGGCTTACAATTAATCTCATTAGCATTAGTAAGCTATGTGAACAAGGTCTGAATGTGAGTTTTACTAAAGATAAATGTGTTGTTACAAACGATGTCAAAGCTCTTGTCATGATAG GTTTTTTATCTCTCAGGCAAGATGAAGCTAGCCTATGGCATAAACGCCTTAGGCATGTAAGTATGAAGACTACACATAAGACTCTTAGCAAGAATGTTATATCTAGTCTCTCCTCTGTACGTATAtcaattgaaattatatataggGATTGCACATCGGGAAAACAAACTCACACTCCTCACAAGCATACAGGTCCTTTTGGATTATCTCGTGTTCTCGAACTTCTTCATATGGATCTTATGGATCCAATGCAGTCAGAGAGTTTGGGGAGCAAATTGTATGTCTTAGTTATTGTTGATGACTTCTCCATATACACTTAG